From the Exiguobacterium aurantiacum genome, one window contains:
- the dnaB gene encoding replicative DNA helicase, translated as MSDAIQVNTPPHSVEAEQAVLGAVILDSDRLITASERVDPDDFYRVSHQRIFEAMLKINDRGELVDLVTLSSELQAQGILDEIGGLNYLAEIAEAVPAIGNIGYYLNVVDQKAALRRLIRTATNIVSDGYERQDEVDAVLSDAERNILKVSQRKGQSSFHPIGSVLSDAYSTIEKLHQSSGEITGIATGFSDLDKMTAGFQRNDLIIVAARPSVGKTAFALNISQNVAVRTGENVAIFSLEMGAEQLVMRMLCAEGNIDAQRLRTGRLEAEDWGRLSLAMSSLSQAGIYIDDTPGLRVNEIRAKCRRLKQEHGLGMIMIDYLQLIVGNGKPGENRQQEVSEISRTLKAIARELQVPVIALSQLSRGVESRQDKRPMMSDIRESGAIEQDADIVAFLYRDDYYDKESEDANTIEIIIAKQRNGPTGTVKLSFRKEYNKFVNMETQAFAPPM; from the coding sequence ATGAGTGATGCGATTCAAGTCAACACCCCGCCACATAGCGTCGAAGCGGAACAAGCTGTCCTTGGGGCCGTCATTCTCGATTCCGATCGGCTGATCACGGCCTCGGAGCGGGTCGACCCGGACGACTTTTATCGTGTCAGCCATCAACGGATTTTTGAGGCGATGCTGAAGATTAACGACCGCGGCGAACTCGTCGATTTGGTCACGCTCAGTTCGGAGCTTCAAGCCCAAGGCATTCTCGATGAAATCGGTGGGTTGAACTATTTGGCGGAGATCGCCGAGGCAGTTCCGGCCATCGGCAACATCGGTTATTATTTGAACGTCGTCGATCAAAAGGCGGCGCTTCGCCGGTTGATTCGGACCGCGACGAACATCGTCTCGGACGGCTATGAACGCCAAGACGAGGTCGATGCCGTCCTGTCAGACGCCGAGCGGAACATTTTAAAAGTCTCGCAACGTAAAGGACAGTCAAGCTTCCATCCGATCGGCTCGGTCTTATCGGACGCCTACTCGACGATTGAAAAACTGCACCAATCGAGCGGCGAAATCACCGGCATCGCAACCGGGTTCAGCGATCTCGACAAGATGACGGCCGGTTTCCAACGCAACGACCTCATTATCGTCGCGGCCCGTCCTTCCGTCGGGAAGACGGCCTTCGCCTTGAACATCTCGCAAAACGTGGCCGTCCGTACCGGCGAGAACGTCGCCATCTTCAGTTTGGAGATGGGTGCCGAGCAGCTCGTCATGCGGATGCTCTGTGCGGAAGGCAACATCGACGCCCAGCGTCTACGGACGGGACGGCTCGAGGCCGAGGACTGGGGGCGGCTCTCGCTCGCCATGTCGTCGCTGTCACAAGCCGGTATCTATATCGATGATACACCGGGTCTTCGCGTCAACGAGATTCGGGCCAAGTGCCGCCGCTTGAAACAAGAGCACGGCCTCGGCATGATCATGATTGACTACTTGCAGCTCATCGTCGGGAACGGAAAGCCGGGCGAGAACCGGCAACAAGAAGTCTCGGAAATCTCGCGTACGCTCAAAGCGATCGCGCGTGAGCTTCAAGTACCGGTCATCGCCTTGTCGCAGCTCTCGCGTGGTGTTGAGAGCCGTCAAGACAAGCGGCCGATGATGTCGGATATCCGGGAATCCGGGGCGATCGAGCAAGATGCCGATATCGTCGCGTTCTTGTACCGGGATGACTATTACGACAAAGAGAGTGAAGACGCCAACACGATCGAGATCATCATCGCCAAGCAGCGTAACGGTCCGACGGGGACGGTCAAACTCTCGTTCCGAAAAGAATACAACAAATTCGTCAACATGGAGACGCAAGCCTTTGCGCCGCCGATGTAG
- the rplI gene encoding 50S ribosomal protein L9 — MKVILKVDVKGQGKAGDVKDVAEAYAKNVLFKKNLAVEATPGNLKAFAAKERRAEEAAEEELKQAQQLKDKLEKETIVVKTKSGEGGRVFGSVTSKQIGEALKGMGYKIDKRKIELEHPIKALGFTKVPVKLHHDVTASLNVHVQEA; from the coding sequence ATGAAAGTCATTTTAAAAGTAGATGTAAAAGGTCAAGGTAAAGCTGGTGACGTCAAGGACGTCGCGGAAGCTTATGCGAAGAACGTACTCTTCAAAAAGAACTTGGCGGTCGAAGCGACACCAGGTAACTTAAAGGCATTCGCCGCGAAAGAGCGACGTGCTGAAGAAGCGGCCGAAGAGGAATTGAAGCAAGCCCAGCAGTTGAAAGACAAGCTTGAAAAAGAGACGATCGTCGTCAAGACGAAGTCAGGTGAGGGCGGTCGCGTCTTCGGATCGGTCACGAGCAAACAAATCGGTGAAGCGTTGAAAGGGATGGGCTACAAGATCGACAAGCGTAAAATCGAGCTTGAGCACCCAATCAAAGCGCTTGGGTTCACGAAAGTGCCGGTGAAGTTGCATCATGACGTCACGGCTTCGTTAAACGTTCATGTTCAAGAAGCGTGA
- a CDS encoding DHH family phosphoesterase, whose amino-acid sequence MHSGEAITSVKNQYARHAVPYVIGLLVAFGLAFYSIVAAITLFVGTLIFFIYQQVTIRRERKAWEQYVHSLSHRIEDVGKEALTGMPIGILVFDEARRISWFNEQSRLIFELEMELGISIDSIHSAFTELIEEEEDEATIEVGDRVYRVLYNKEYQTLYLFDMTDEAEIEQKYSETQTVIGVLYLDNYDEMSTAVDEQVRSEINRRVTVLLNQWAQKYHIYMRRTAADRFFLVMNERTLSELENNRFSILDEVREATKEHKIPLTLSIGIGCGETTLTELGNLSQSSLDLGLGRGGDQVVVKRHNGKVRFFGGKTNPTEKRTRVRARVISNSMRDLIRESSRVLIMGHKNPDMDSLGASIGIMKLAEFVGREAYVVIPAGETSVGIQRLVSEVENDEELYSRFLTEFEAQPLIDEQTLLVVVDTHRPSLVISRDILDRAERVVVIDHHRRGEEFIEDPVLVYMEPYASSTCELVTELIEYQAGTRKLSILEATSLLAGMVVDTKGFTLRTGSRTFDAASFLRIQGADTVLVQHFMRQDLDSYIEQSHILENTDIYSDGMAIAVASDDEVHHQVLIAQSADQLLNMEGVKASFVIAILPDGRTGISARSLGDVNVQVIMEMLDGGGHLTNAATQLNVSREQAKTLLQEAIDHYMTDETEGEDSE is encoded by the coding sequence ATGCACAGTGGTGAAGCAATAACATCAGTGAAGAACCAGTACGCGCGTCACGCCGTTCCATATGTGATTGGACTGCTCGTCGCGTTCGGTTTGGCGTTCTACAGCATTGTGGCGGCAATCACCCTGTTCGTGGGCACGCTGATTTTTTTCATCTATCAGCAAGTGACGATTCGACGAGAGCGTAAGGCGTGGGAACAATACGTCCATTCCTTGTCGCATCGAATTGAAGACGTCGGCAAAGAGGCACTCACCGGCATGCCGATCGGGATTCTCGTCTTCGACGAAGCGCGTCGCATCAGCTGGTTCAATGAACAGTCTCGACTCATCTTCGAGCTCGAGATGGAACTCGGGATTTCAATCGACTCGATTCACTCGGCGTTCACCGAGTTGATTGAGGAAGAAGAGGACGAAGCGACCATCGAAGTCGGGGACCGAGTATATCGGGTCCTCTACAATAAGGAGTATCAAACCCTTTACTTGTTCGATATGACGGATGAAGCAGAGATTGAACAAAAATACTCGGAAACGCAGACGGTAATCGGCGTCTTGTATTTAGACAACTATGATGAGATGTCGACCGCCGTCGATGAACAAGTGCGGAGTGAAATCAACCGACGCGTGACCGTCCTATTGAACCAGTGGGCTCAAAAATACCACATTTATATGCGCCGGACGGCAGCCGACCGTTTCTTCCTCGTCATGAACGAACGGACGCTCTCCGAACTCGAGAACAATCGCTTCTCGATTCTCGATGAGGTCCGCGAAGCGACGAAGGAACATAAAATTCCGCTCACACTCTCCATCGGCATCGGTTGCGGAGAGACGACGCTGACGGAACTGGGGAACTTGTCGCAATCGAGTCTCGATTTAGGGCTCGGACGTGGCGGCGACCAAGTCGTCGTCAAACGTCATAACGGGAAAGTTCGCTTTTTCGGCGGTAAGACGAACCCGACCGAGAAACGGACCCGGGTTCGAGCCCGGGTCATCTCGAACTCGATGCGCGATTTGATCCGCGAGTCGAGCCGAGTCCTCATCATGGGGCATAAAAATCCGGATATGGACTCACTCGGAGCCTCGATCGGCATCATGAAACTGGCCGAGTTTGTCGGGCGTGAGGCGTACGTCGTCATCCCGGCCGGCGAGACGAGCGTTGGGATTCAACGTCTCGTCAGTGAAGTCGAGAACGACGAAGAGCTATATAGCCGCTTCTTAACCGAGTTCGAGGCCCAGCCGCTCATCGACGAACAGACGCTTCTCGTCGTCGTCGACACGCACCGGCCATCCCTCGTCATTTCGCGGGACATCTTAGACCGCGCGGAGCGGGTCGTTGTCATCGACCACCATCGTCGCGGTGAAGAGTTCATCGAGGACCCGGTCCTCGTCTATATGGAGCCGTACGCGTCCTCGACGTGCGAACTTGTGACGGAGCTGATCGAGTATCAGGCCGGTACGCGCAAGCTGTCGATTTTAGAGGCGACGTCGCTCCTCGCAGGTATGGTGGTCGACACGAAAGGATTCACCTTGCGGACGGGGTCGCGGACGTTTGACGCCGCTTCTTTCCTTCGGATTCAAGGGGCGGACACCGTGCTCGTCCAGCACTTCATGCGCCAAGATCTCGATTCGTATATCGAACAGTCCCATATTCTCGAAAACACGGATATTTATTCCGATGGTATGGCAATTGCCGTCGCCTCGGACGATGAGGTACATCATCAAGTGTTGATCGCCCAATCTGCCGACCAGCTCCTCAACATGGAGGGCGTCAAAGCGTCGTTCGTCATCGCCATCTTGCCAGACGGCCGGACCGGCATCAGTGCCCGTTCGCTCGGCGATGTTAACGTTCAAGTCATCATGGAGATGCTGGACGGGGGCGGTCATTTGACGAACGCGGCGACGCAATTGAACGTGAGCCGGGAACAGGCGAAGACGTTATTACAAGAAGCGATTGATCATTATATGACAGATGAAACAGAGGGAGAGGATTCTGAATGA
- the rpsR gene encoding 30S ribosomal protein S18, translating into MARRPGGRRRRKVCFFTSNNITHIDYKDVELLKRFVSERGKILPRRVTGTSAKYQRPLTVAIKRSRQMALLPYVAE; encoded by the coding sequence ATGGCACGTCGTCCAGGAGGTCGTCGTCGTCGTAAAGTATGTTTCTTTACGTCGAACAACATCACTCATATCGATTATAAAGACGTAGAATTGCTCAAACGCTTCGTTTCGGAGCGTGGTAAAATTCTTCCACGTCGTGTGACTGGTACTTCAGCGAAATACCAACGTCCACTTACTGTCGCTATCAAGCGCTCACGTCAAATGGCTTTGCTCCCATACGTTGCAGAGTAA
- the ssb gene encoding single-stranded DNA-binding protein, whose protein sequence is MINRVVLVGRLTRDPEMRYTQSGIAVTRFTLACDRPFTGQDGKREADFIDCVVWRKQAENVAQYLKKGSMAGVDGRLQISSYEGQDGQRRYRAEVVADSVRFLEPRGASTQRDTAPAGDVFGGGESSGSGWGAAASSTSSQSSNSNKGFEADPFSGGGKIDLSDDDLPF, encoded by the coding sequence ATGATTAACCGAGTTGTGTTAGTTGGTCGATTGACACGCGATCCAGAAATGCGTTACACGCAGAGCGGGATTGCCGTAACTCGCTTCACTCTCGCTTGCGATCGTCCATTCACTGGACAAGATGGGAAGCGCGAGGCGGACTTTATTGATTGTGTCGTTTGGCGCAAACAAGCAGAGAACGTGGCACAATATTTGAAAAAAGGCAGCATGGCCGGCGTAGACGGTCGCCTTCAAATCAGTAGTTACGAAGGTCAAGATGGCCAACGTCGTTACCGGGCAGAAGTCGTAGCCGATAGCGTACGCTTCCTTGAACCACGCGGTGCTTCAACGCAACGTGATACAGCACCGGCTGGAGATGTCTTCGGTGGTGGTGAGTCAAGTGGATCAGGATGGGGCGCAGCCGCTTCTTCGACTTCATCTCAGTCCTCGAACTCAAACAAAGGTTTTGAAGCCGATCCGTTCTCGGGCGGCGGAAAAATCGACTTATCGGATGACGATCTTCCATTTTGA
- the rpsF gene encoding 30S ribosomal protein S6: protein MRKYELLYIIRPSVDEEAKKALIERFNNVITENGGTVDKTTDMGKRRLAYEINKMREGHYVLLNITAEPKAIQETERLMKISDDVVRQMTTKDER, encoded by the coding sequence ATGCGTAAATACGAACTTCTTTACATTATCCGTCCATCAGTTGATGAGGAAGCGAAGAAAGCTTTAATCGAACGCTTCAACAACGTCATCACTGAAAACGGTGGTACTGTTGATAAAACAACAGACATGGGTAAACGTCGTCTCGCTTACGAAATCAACAAGATGCGCGAAGGACACTACGTTCTTCTCAACATCACTGCTGAGCCTAAAGCGATTCAAGAAACAGAGCGTCTCATGAAGATCTCTGATGACGTTGTCCGTCAAATGACAACTAAAGACGAGCGTTAA
- the ychF gene encoding redox-regulated ATPase YchF, producing the protein MGLTAGIVGLPNVGKSTLFNAITQAGVEAANYPFATIDPNVGVVEVPDARLDRLTELVKPKKTVPTAFEFTDIAGIVKGASKGEGLGNKFLANIREVDAICQVVRCFEDDNITHVAGKVSPIDDITTINLELILADLELVEKRITRVQKMVKSKDKGAPQELEALEIVQAVLESERPARVAELTDDQLAIVKHFQLLTMKPMLYVANVSEDEVADADQNPYVQAVREHAATEEAKVIVICARIEEEISELEPEERLEFLQDLGIEESGLDQLIRAAYSTLGLATYFTAGEKEVRAWTFKQGMKAPQCAGVIHSDFERGFIRAEVVSYEDLSAAGNMTTVKEQGKLRSEGKEYVFQDGDVVTFRFNV; encoded by the coding sequence GTGGGATTAACAGCAGGAATCGTCGGATTACCGAACGTCGGGAAATCGACATTATTTAACGCCATCACGCAAGCCGGTGTAGAGGCCGCCAACTATCCGTTCGCCACGATCGACCCGAACGTTGGGGTCGTCGAAGTACCGGATGCGCGTCTTGACCGGTTGACAGAACTTGTCAAACCGAAGAAGACCGTACCGACCGCATTTGAGTTTACAGACATCGCTGGAATCGTGAAAGGTGCTTCAAAAGGAGAAGGACTTGGAAACAAGTTCCTCGCCAACATCCGTGAAGTCGACGCGATTTGCCAAGTCGTCCGTTGCTTTGAAGACGACAACATCACGCACGTGGCAGGGAAAGTCTCACCGATCGATGACATCACGACGATCAACCTCGAATTGATTTTGGCCGACCTTGAGTTGGTCGAGAAGCGCATCACGCGCGTCCAAAAAATGGTCAAGTCGAAAGATAAGGGTGCACCTCAAGAACTCGAGGCGCTTGAAATCGTTCAAGCCGTCCTCGAATCAGAGCGCCCGGCTCGCGTTGCTGAATTGACAGATGATCAACTTGCCATCGTCAAACACTTCCAACTGCTCACGATGAAGCCGATGCTTTACGTCGCGAACGTCAGTGAAGACGAAGTGGCCGACGCCGATCAAAACCCATACGTCCAAGCAGTTCGTGAACACGCAGCGACAGAAGAGGCGAAAGTGATCGTCATCTGTGCCCGCATCGAAGAAGAAATCTCAGAACTCGAACCAGAAGAGCGTCTTGAGTTCTTGCAAGATCTCGGTATCGAAGAGTCAGGTCTCGATCAATTGATTCGTGCCGCTTACTCGACACTCGGTCTCGCGACATACTTCACGGCCGGCGAGAAAGAAGTACGCGCCTGGACGTTCAAGCAAGGCATGAAGGCCCCGCAATGTGCGGGCGTCATCCACTCGGACTTCGAGCGTGGATTCATTCGTGCCGAAGTCGTCTCGTATGAAGATTTGTCGGCTGCCGGCAACATGACGACGGTCAAAGAACAAGGGAAGCTTCGCTCAGAAGGAAAAGAGTACGTCTTCCAAGATGGCGACGTGGTCACGTTCCGTTTCAACGTTTAA